One segment of Synchiropus splendidus isolate RoL2022-P1 chromosome 4, RoL_Sspl_1.0, whole genome shotgun sequence DNA contains the following:
- the LOC128757382 gene encoding rho GTPase-activating protein 8-like isoform X3 yields MKQIKMAASDDLEQLAEIELQKEEEEDKEDIPDGPSPPSATTFASDASHPFYDVARHGIIQVAGDDNYGRKLITFSSCCLPPSHELNHRRLLEYLKFTLDQYVEMDYILVYFHYGVRSSNKPSLKWLREAYAEFDRKYKKNLKTLYVVHPTNFIRIVWNIFKPLISHKFGKKLTYVNYLAELRDHLNCDQLSIPPEVIRHDERLRAALKDGPPPSAKAPPPRPPLPSQQFGVSLQYIREKNRAMIIPPVMFQTVTYLKEKGLETEGIFRRSAQVQVIKDVQKLYNLGKPVNFDLYSNVHIPAVILKTFLRELPEPLLTFRVYNQILELLNVESSLRASRCKQIVESLPELNFIVAKYLLCFLHMVSQQSIVNKMSASNLACVFGVNLVWPRQGSIALSALTPINIFTHILIEHYHSVFGSRCPPNQVTP; encoded by the exons ATGAAACAG atcaaaATGGCGGCTAGTGATGACTTGGAGCAGCTGGCAGAAATAG AACttcagaaggaagaggaggaggataaaGAGGATATCCCTGATGGCCCGTCGCCTCCTTCAGCCACCACATTTGCTTCTGATGCTTCACATCCCTTTTATGACGTGGCACGCCACGGCATCATCCAAGTCGCAG GTGATGACAACTATGGCAGGAAGTTGATcaccttcagcagctgctgccttcCTCCGTCTCATGAACTGAACCACCGCCGCCTCCTGGA GTACCTGAAGTTCACGCTGGACCAGTATGTTGAGATGGACTACATCCTGGTCTACTTCCACTATGGTGTGCGGAGCAGCAACAAgccgtctctgaagtggctgcGAGAGGCTTACGCCGAGTTTGACAGGAA ATACAAGAAGAACCTGAAGACATTGTATGTCGTTCATCCGACAAACTTCATCCGAATTGTTTGGAACATTTTTAAGCCTCTCATCAG TCACAAGTTCGGGAAGAAGCTGACGTACGTCAACTACCTGGCTGAACTCCGAGACCACCTGAACTGTGACCAGCTCAGCATCCCACCAGAGGTCATCAG GCACGATGAAAGGTTGCGAGCCGCGCTGAAGGATGGGCCCCCTCCTTCAGCTAAGGCTCCCCCACCCCGACCCCCCCTACCATCGCAGCAATTCGGAGTCAGTCTTCAGTA catcagagagaagaacaggGCCATGATCATCCCTCCTGTCATGTTTCAAACCGTCACATACTTGAAGGAGAAAG GTCTTGAGACTGAAGGTATCTTCAGACGCTCTGCTCAAGTCCAGGTCATCAAGGACGTTCAGAAGCTCTACAACCTCG GGAAGCCGGTGAACTTTGACCTCTACTCGAATGTCCACATCCCTGCCGTGATCTTGAAGACCTTTCTCAGAGAGCTGCCTGAACCTCTGCTCACCTTCAGGGTCTACAACCAAATATTGGAGCTGCTCA atgTGGAGAGCAGCCTGCGAGCCTCCAGATGTAAACAGATCGTGGAAAGTTTGCCTGAACTGAACTTCATTGTTGCCAAGTATCTGCTGTGTTTCCTCCACATG GTGTCCCAGCAGAGCATCGTCAACAAAATGAGCGCCTCAAACCTGGCCTGTGTTTTTGGGGTCAACCTGGTGTGGCCTCGTCAGGGCTCCATCGCCCTCAGTGCTCTGACCCCTATCAATATCTTCACCCACATCCTCATCGAGCATTATCACAGCGTCTTTGGCTCTCGCTGCCCCCCCAACCAGGTCACTCCCTGA
- the LOC128757382 gene encoding rho GTPase-activating protein 8-like isoform X2, which translates to MAASDDLEQLAEIELQKEEEEDKEDIPDGPSPPSATTFASDASHPFYDVARHGIIQVAGDDNYGRKLITFSSCCLPPSHELNHRRLLEYLKFTLDQYVEMDYILVYFHYGVRSSNKPSLKWLREAYAEFDRKYDSSSSFSTITLQTFVHMVRKEEENSKTLRHLCMKDFLSFFCRYKKNLKTLYVVHPTNFIRIVWNIFKPLISHKFGKKLTYVNYLAELRDHLNCDQLSIPPEVIRHDERLRAALKDGPPPSAKAPPPRPPLPSQQFGVSLQYIREKNRAMIIPPVMFQTVTYLKEKGLETEGIFRRSAQVQVIKDVQKLYNLGKPVNFDLYSNVHIPAVILKTFLRELPEPLLTFRVYNQILELLNVESSLRASRCKQIVESLPELNFIVAKYLLCFLHMVSQQSIVNKMSASNLACVFGVNLVWPRQGSIALSALTPINIFTHILIEHYHSVFGSRCPPNQVTP; encoded by the exons ATGGCGGCTAGTGATGACTTGGAGCAGCTGGCAGAAATAG AACttcagaaggaagaggaggaggataaaGAGGATATCCCTGATGGCCCGTCGCCTCCTTCAGCCACCACATTTGCTTCTGATGCTTCACATCCCTTTTATGACGTGGCACGCCACGGCATCATCCAAGTCGCAG GTGATGACAACTATGGCAGGAAGTTGATcaccttcagcagctgctgccttcCTCCGTCTCATGAACTGAACCACCGCCGCCTCCTGGA GTACCTGAAGTTCACGCTGGACCAGTATGTTGAGATGGACTACATCCTGGTCTACTTCCACTATGGTGTGCGGAGCAGCAACAAgccgtctctgaagtggctgcGAGAGGCTTACGCCGAGTTTGACAGGAAGTACGACTCCTCTAGTAGCTTCAGCACAATAACCCTGCAGACATTTGTTCACATGGTtagaaaagaggaggaaaactCCAAGACCCTTCGACATTTGTGCATGAAagattttttgtcatttttctgcagATACAAGAAGAACCTGAAGACATTGTATGTCGTTCATCCGACAAACTTCATCCGAATTGTTTGGAACATTTTTAAGCCTCTCATCAG TCACAAGTTCGGGAAGAAGCTGACGTACGTCAACTACCTGGCTGAACTCCGAGACCACCTGAACTGTGACCAGCTCAGCATCCCACCAGAGGTCATCAG GCACGATGAAAGGTTGCGAGCCGCGCTGAAGGATGGGCCCCCTCCTTCAGCTAAGGCTCCCCCACCCCGACCCCCCCTACCATCGCAGCAATTCGGAGTCAGTCTTCAGTA catcagagagaagaacaggGCCATGATCATCCCTCCTGTCATGTTTCAAACCGTCACATACTTGAAGGAGAAAG GTCTTGAGACTGAAGGTATCTTCAGACGCTCTGCTCAAGTCCAGGTCATCAAGGACGTTCAGAAGCTCTACAACCTCG GGAAGCCGGTGAACTTTGACCTCTACTCGAATGTCCACATCCCTGCCGTGATCTTGAAGACCTTTCTCAGAGAGCTGCCTGAACCTCTGCTCACCTTCAGGGTCTACAACCAAATATTGGAGCTGCTCA atgTGGAGAGCAGCCTGCGAGCCTCCAGATGTAAACAGATCGTGGAAAGTTTGCCTGAACTGAACTTCATTGTTGCCAAGTATCTGCTGTGTTTCCTCCACATG GTGTCCCAGCAGAGCATCGTCAACAAAATGAGCGCCTCAAACCTGGCCTGTGTTTTTGGGGTCAACCTGGTGTGGCCTCGTCAGGGCTCCATCGCCCTCAGTGCTCTGACCCCTATCAATATCTTCACCCACATCCTCATCGAGCATTATCACAGCGTCTTTGGCTCTCGCTGCCCCCCCAACCAGGTCACTCCCTGA
- the LOC128757382 gene encoding rho GTPase-activating protein 8-like isoform X1 — protein MKQIKMAASDDLEQLAEIELQKEEEEDKEDIPDGPSPPSATTFASDASHPFYDVARHGIIQVAGDDNYGRKLITFSSCCLPPSHELNHRRLLEYLKFTLDQYVEMDYILVYFHYGVRSSNKPSLKWLREAYAEFDRKYDSSSSFSTITLQTFVHMVRKEEENSKTLRHLCMKDFLSFFCRYKKNLKTLYVVHPTNFIRIVWNIFKPLISHKFGKKLTYVNYLAELRDHLNCDQLSIPPEVIRHDERLRAALKDGPPPSAKAPPPRPPLPSQQFGVSLQYIREKNRAMIIPPVMFQTVTYLKEKGLETEGIFRRSAQVQVIKDVQKLYNLGKPVNFDLYSNVHIPAVILKTFLRELPEPLLTFRVYNQILELLNVESSLRASRCKQIVESLPELNFIVAKYLLCFLHMVSQQSIVNKMSASNLACVFGVNLVWPRQGSIALSALTPINIFTHILIEHYHSVFGSRCPPNQVTP, from the exons ATGAAACAG atcaaaATGGCGGCTAGTGATGACTTGGAGCAGCTGGCAGAAATAG AACttcagaaggaagaggaggaggataaaGAGGATATCCCTGATGGCCCGTCGCCTCCTTCAGCCACCACATTTGCTTCTGATGCTTCACATCCCTTTTATGACGTGGCACGCCACGGCATCATCCAAGTCGCAG GTGATGACAACTATGGCAGGAAGTTGATcaccttcagcagctgctgccttcCTCCGTCTCATGAACTGAACCACCGCCGCCTCCTGGA GTACCTGAAGTTCACGCTGGACCAGTATGTTGAGATGGACTACATCCTGGTCTACTTCCACTATGGTGTGCGGAGCAGCAACAAgccgtctctgaagtggctgcGAGAGGCTTACGCCGAGTTTGACAGGAAGTACGACTCCTCTAGTAGCTTCAGCACAATAACCCTGCAGACATTTGTTCACATGGTtagaaaagaggaggaaaactCCAAGACCCTTCGACATTTGTGCATGAAagattttttgtcatttttctgcagATACAAGAAGAACCTGAAGACATTGTATGTCGTTCATCCGACAAACTTCATCCGAATTGTTTGGAACATTTTTAAGCCTCTCATCAG TCACAAGTTCGGGAAGAAGCTGACGTACGTCAACTACCTGGCTGAACTCCGAGACCACCTGAACTGTGACCAGCTCAGCATCCCACCAGAGGTCATCAG GCACGATGAAAGGTTGCGAGCCGCGCTGAAGGATGGGCCCCCTCCTTCAGCTAAGGCTCCCCCACCCCGACCCCCCCTACCATCGCAGCAATTCGGAGTCAGTCTTCAGTA catcagagagaagaacaggGCCATGATCATCCCTCCTGTCATGTTTCAAACCGTCACATACTTGAAGGAGAAAG GTCTTGAGACTGAAGGTATCTTCAGACGCTCTGCTCAAGTCCAGGTCATCAAGGACGTTCAGAAGCTCTACAACCTCG GGAAGCCGGTGAACTTTGACCTCTACTCGAATGTCCACATCCCTGCCGTGATCTTGAAGACCTTTCTCAGAGAGCTGCCTGAACCTCTGCTCACCTTCAGGGTCTACAACCAAATATTGGAGCTGCTCA atgTGGAGAGCAGCCTGCGAGCCTCCAGATGTAAACAGATCGTGGAAAGTTTGCCTGAACTGAACTTCATTGTTGCCAAGTATCTGCTGTGTTTCCTCCACATG GTGTCCCAGCAGAGCATCGTCAACAAAATGAGCGCCTCAAACCTGGCCTGTGTTTTTGGGGTCAACCTGGTGTGGCCTCGTCAGGGCTCCATCGCCCTCAGTGCTCTGACCCCTATCAATATCTTCACCCACATCCTCATCGAGCATTATCACAGCGTCTTTGGCTCTCGCTGCCCCCCCAACCAGGTCACTCCCTGA